TTCTCAAAATAATTTATCAAAAGATGATGATAAATTTATTGAAGCTGTTTGGAATGCATATAAAAAATTTGATGGTAGTCAATTATCATCAAAAACACACGAAAAAAATACTCCTTGGGATAAAACATTTAACGGTCAGGTATTTACCAAAATAAATGATGGATTGATAAAGGAATACTATCAAAATAAAGTAAATGGATAATATTGGAGAAAAAGCAAATAAGTTTTTTAAATCAAAGCCTATTGAAGATATTGATGCAAATGTAGATTCTAAATCAACCAAGGAAGATGCATCTCTTTTTATAGGTGAAATTCAGAGTATTCAAGAGCATATACAGCATGAAGAACATATTATAAAAAAATTAGATAAAACTTCTGAGCGTTTTTTAAGAGAAAAAAATGCAAAATTAGCTTTTATATTTTCTTCAGTTTGGGCAATATTTATAGCTATTGTAATTCTTTTAAAAGGTTTTGGATTTTTTGGTTTTAAACTTTCTGAAACAGAGTTTTTATTTGTTGTAGGAGCTTTAACTACTTCAATTTTTACTTTTTATTTATTAGTTTTAAAATTCCTTTTTGATAAACAAAGTATTTCATAATAAAATATAATTTTTTTGATAAACTAAAAAACCTCTTTGCATAACACAAAGAGGTTTTTAATATATTTAAAAGTAAAAAAATATTACTTAATAAGTTCGTAAGAACGTTTGATAAAGTTAGTTAAAGCCTCACCATGTAATAAGTTTTGAGATAATTTAGCTAAATCGAAAGCTTGCGTAATTAAATCTGCTTTTTTGTCTTCATCAGCATTTAAAATTTCAGAAACTAATGGAGAATTTGTATTCACAACTAAGTTATACATTTCAGGTAAATTACCCATTCCCATCATTCCACCTCCACCACCAGAAGCTTGCATTTCTTTCATTCTACGCATAAACTCAGGTACTGTAATTATAAATGGAGACGAAGCAGAATCCATAGCTTCTAATTGAACAGTATAAGTTTGTGATGCAATTACACCTTCAATAACAGGTTTTAAAGCTTCTTTTTCTTCATCAGTTAATTTAGAAATAACCGCTTCATCTTTTTTGATTAAGTTATCAATAAAATCAGAATCTACACGAACAAACTGAACTTTAGTTTCTCCAGAAGTTTCTAATTTTTGCATTAAGTGACTTACAATAGGAGAATCTAAAACAACAACTTCGTATCCTTTAGCTGTAGCTTCTTGAATATAACTGTGTTGTGCTTCTTTATTAGAAGTATATAAAACGATGTGATTTCCATCTTTATCAGTTTGATTATCTTTAGTTTTTTCAACTAATTCATCAAAAGTAAAGTATGTATCTGCAACAGTTGGATATAAAGCAAATTTCTTAGCTTTATCCATAAATTTATCTTCCGATAACATTCCGTATTCGATAATTACTTTAATATCATTCCATTTTTGCTCAAAATCAGCTCTATCTTTTTTGAATAAAGAACTTAATTTATCAGCAACTTTTTTAGTAATATAACCAGAAATTTTCTTTACAGCTCCGTCAGCTTGTAAACCAGAACGAGAAACATTTAAAGGAATATCAGGAGAATCGATAACACCTTTTAACATCTGTAAAAAGTCAGGAACAATTCCTTCAACGTTATCAGTTACATAAACTTGGTTTTGATATAATTGGATTTTATCCTTTTGCATATCTAAACTCTGCGTTAACTTAGGGAAGAATAAAATTCCTGTTAAGTTAAACGGATAATCTACATTTAAATGAATGTGAAATAAAGATTCTTCAAATTGAGTAGGATATAACTCTTTGTAAAAGTTAGTATAATCTTCATCATTTAAATCAGCAGGTGCTTTTGTCCAAGCTGGGTTTGTGTTGTTGATAATGTTATCAACTTCAATTTGTCTGTGAGGTTCAGTAGTTTCTTTACCATCAGCATCTGTAGTAGTTGAAGGAGTAAATTCAGGGTCGTTTATTTTGTTAGTTCCAAATTTAATTGGCACTTGGTTAAAACGATTGTATTTGTTTAATAAACCACCAATTTTAGCTTCTTCTAAAAACTCTAAAGAATCATCAGCAACGTGTAAAATAATTTCTGTACCTCTGTCAGCTTTATCATGCTCAACTAAAGTAAATTCAGGAGAACCATCACAAGTCCAATGAGCAGCAGGAGCATCTTTAAAAGATTTAGAAATTAATTCTACTTTATGAGCTACCATAAAAGCAGAATAAAAACCTAAACCAAAGTGTCCAATTACACCAGTTTCGTTTTTATCATCTTTGTATTTGTCTAAAAATTCCTCAGCTCCAGAAAACGCAATTTGGTTGATGTATTTTTCAACTTCATCAGCAGTCATTCCTAAACCTTGATCTTTAATTGTAATTGTTTTAGCTTCTTTATCAATACTAATTTCAATTTTAGCATCTCCTAATTCGGTTTTAGCTTCACCAATAGAAATTAAGTGCTTTAATTTAGTAGTTGCATCTGTTCCGTTTGATATTAACTCACGTAAAAAAATTTCGTGATCAGAATACAAGAACTTTTTAATCAGTGGAAATATATTTTCTACCGACACATTAATACTTCCTTTGCTCATAATTATATATTTTGATTATTTTTTTGATAGCTATTGCTTTCTCATAATTAGGTAGTCAAAAAAAATACCAAATAATATTTTATGACAAAATGGCGTAAAATATTATTTGGTATTTTTTATAGGTAAATTAATTACTACAATTACCGTCTATGAGATCTTGTTTGGTTGGGTTATAAGAATTATTATTGATAAAAAACCAATAAGATTTATTTTTTGATATTATTAAACTTGTTAAAGAACAAAAATTAGAAAGAGACGTATTATTTTCAATAGAAATCTTCTTTATTGAAGATAAATTATCTAAACCATTTAGGTTAGTTAAGTTATTGTTAGATGTTATTGTTAAATCATCTAATGAAGTTAAATTATTTAGTCCTTCAAAATTTGTTAAAGCGTTATTTTTTCGAATATCTAACATAAGTAATGAAGATAAATTATCTAAACCATTTAGGTTAGTTAAGTTATTGTTAGATGTTATTGTTAAACCATCTAATGAAGTTAAATTATTTAGTCCTTCAAAATTTGTTAAAGCATTATTTTCTCGAATATCTAATATAGGTAATGAAGTTAAATTATTTAGTCCATCAAAATTCTTTAATAGTTTATTGTTTCTTATAAAAACTGCTTTTATATCAGTAAGTTTATCTAGTCCTTCAAAATTTTTGAAAGAGGTACTGTTTCTAACATCTAATTTATCTAATGAAGTTAAATTATTTAGTCCTTCCAAATTTATTAAAGAATTATTATTGTGAATAGAAATTGTTTTAGAGTTAATTAAATTATTTAGTCCTTCCAAATTTACTAACGAATTATTCTCGTAGATATAAATGTATTTAGCTATTTTTAAGTTTTTTAACTCATTTATATTTTCTAATTTAGGGTTAGATATAATGTGAACATGATTTAAATAATTAAGATTATTAAAGCTTGCTAAGTTCTTTAAATTTTTGTTTTCTTTAATGCGAAAACGATAATTTAGGGTACTTAAATTTTCTAACCCATTTAAATTAATTAATGAAGAGTTATTAATTACCTCTAAAGAGTACCAGATCTCTTGTAAATTATTTAAAGCATTAAAACTATTTAAAGCGGTATTATTTTTAATAATTAAGTCTTTTTTTATAACTTCAAGGTTATTTAAACCTTCAAAATTTATTAAAGAATCATTATCACTAATTTCAAGTGTTTCATTAATTTTTGTGATTTTATTTAAACCTTCTAAATTTATTAAAGAATTATTATTACTAATTACGATATTTTGATTAATTGAAGATAAGTTGTTTAAATTAATTTTTTTAAGAGAATTATTATCCTTTATGGTTAAATTTTCTCCTATAGAAGTAAGATTTTCTAAACCATTTAAATTTTCTAACGAATTATTTCCTTCTAAAAGAATATTTTTTTTAATACTACTAATTTTTTTTAAAGCTTTAATATCAACTAAATTATCGTTGTTTGTAATTTCAATATTTCCATATTTGATAGTGTTTAAATTATTTAATTCGTTTAAATTTACTAATGAATTATTATTTATGATAGTTAAATCAGAAAAAATAGAATTTATGTTATCTAATCCTTCTAAGTTAAGAAGAGAGTTATTATATCTAATTAAGACACTCCTTGCAGATGTAATATTATTTAATCCGTTTAAGCTTTCTAATTTTTCATTATACCCAATGTTTATAAAAAAATCATTGCTTTTAATGTTCTTTAAAGCTTCAATATTTAAAAGATTTTTATTATAGAGTTGTATTGTCCTGAAATAGGTTGACCTTTTTTTTTGAATTTATAAGGTTAATAATTCCAGATTTTTTTTATTTCTTCGATATGATTTATATTCGATATTTTGATTTATATGAACCTTCTTAGGAGTATTTAAATCGAGACTTAAATGTGGACGAAGGTTGTTATAAATATTAATAGCACTTTTTGTAATTTTCTTTGCTAAAATAGTGTTTTTAATTGTTAGTTTCAAACCATATTCATATTTTAAAGTTCTATTAATTCTTTCAGCGATAGCATTTTCATATGGATCATATTTTTCAGTCATACTCATAATTAAACCATTTTTTTCAGCAAATAGGGTATAAGTCGGATTGCAATATTGTAGTCCTCTATCTGAATGATGAATTAGTTTTTCATTCGGATATTTTCGATTTTTGATAGCCATTTTGAGTGCATCTATACAAAGCGATGTTCTCATATGTGTGTCTAATTTATACCCCATTATTTTCTTAGAATATGCATCTGTTACTAAAGCTAAATAATTATGACCTTTTTCTGTTTTTATATAGGTAATATCTGTTACCCAAAGTTGTTCCGCTCTTGTCGGGATTTTGTTTGATACAAGGTTTTTATACTTATAAAAATGATGTTTAGAATTCGTTGTAATATGATAGTTTTTTGTTCTAGGTACTAGTAATCTATGGCTTCTTAAGAAATTATAGAACTTGTCTCGCCCTATTTTTATTCCTTTTTTATCGATATCAATTTTTAATTGATGATATAGTTTTTTAGCCCCTAATTTCTGACCAATTCTATCACGACATTGTTTGACTAATTGTGTTAATATAAGTTCGTTATTTTGCTTTATTTGATAAGATTTTAATCGTTTGTAAAAGGCCTGTTTACTAATCCCAAAACATTGAATTAACCATTTTCTTTTAAACGGTTTTGCTTCTTTTTTTGAATCTCTTCTGCTAATGTTTTGGGCAATGACTTTTTTGACATATCGACACCAGTAATGATTTCCATATCAGCGATAATATCTTGTTGAAAATCTTTTACAAATTCTAGTTCTTCAATTTTCTCTTTGAGTTTTTTGATTTCATCTTGTTTACTCATGCCTAATTTTTTTTGTTCAAAAGTACTATATTTTTTGATCCAGTACTGAATTGTAGCTCTAGAAATATCGTATTTTTTAGCGGCGTAATTAACAGAAATACGTCCATTATGAATTTGGTCAATGATGAATAATTTGAGTTCAAAACCTACTTTATTGTAGTTCTTTTTTCGGCAGGGTAGTTTTGTCTTTGTGTCCATAGTTTAACTAAAAGTGTTTAAATTTTAGTCAACCTATTTCAGGATTTTACAAGTATTTGTATAGCCTTTCCTTTTATAGAAGTTAAATTATTTAAGCCTTCTAAACTAGTTAAGTTTTTATTGAGTTGTATATATAACAAACCTCCTATAGATGTTAAGGATTTTAATTCATTTAAATTTTGGTTTGATAACCCTTTAATGAATAAGTCTCCTGTTATACTTGTGTATTCTTTTTTAATAAATTCTTGATATTCTTTATCTGTATTTAAACTAACGTTACCGTTATAAATATATTCTTTTACAATACTACCATTACCATTACAAACGGTAATATCTTTTGTCGTAAAATCATTATTAAAGTTAAAATTATTATCAATTACTATGATATCACTAGAATCAAAAACTTTAATTTCCCCTTTATAAGTTGTTGTCTTATTATAGTTACAAAGTAATTTACTTATAGAAAACTTACCTTCATTATCAGAAAATGCAATAATTTCATCAGTTTGATTGCCATTATATAATGTAATTATAAATGCTTTGTTTTTCCATTTTTCATCATTACAAGATTTTAAAGAGCCTTTTAAATTTATTTGTCTAAGATTCGGGTTTGAAATTTTTATAGATAATTCTTTGGTTGTATTTTCATTAATAATTCCTATAGAAGCTTTAATACTTTCACAACCAGTAATAACCTCTAAACTATAAGTAGCTCCTTTAGGTGCTTTAACTATTTTGAATTCTCCTTTATTATCTGTTTTTATTAGAACCCCGTATGAATCATTATTAATTGTAGCTGTTAATATTGCTTTTTGATTTGATATATAATTACCATTATTGTTTTTTAGAACTACACCAAAATCAATAGACTCAACAGATACATCTAAATTATAAGTAGAAAAATGCTTTACAGTAGTAGTATATTTGCCTTCTTTTTTAGTAGCAATTCCTGTTTCTACCCAAATTCCTTTTTCTTCGTTTAAATGCCAAAAAGGGATTATTGCAGGATCATTATCATTTGCAGGCATGATTATAGTAACTTCTTTTCCTTCATAAATTTCTAATTCATTACCTGAAGAATCAGTTAAATCAACTCGAATCATTCCTTTAGAAATTAAAGCTTTTAGTGAGTTTGAAGCATCTAAACCAACTAATATACCTGGAATTGTTGCATTAAAAGTAGTTGAGTTAGGGTCGTAATAAGTAACCGTAGCTTTTACATCACCATTATAGAAACTACCATTTTCATTTGCAATAGCTTTTGCAGGAAATATTATAGTAATATCATCATTAGCTATTGTAGCTCCTTTTATAGCCGAAAAAGATTCTACAAAAGAAGGTTTTAATAATGTTATTGATACGTTTGTTACTCCATTTTTTGATGGAGTAATCGTTTTTAATGAAGGAATATAATCTTTATTAACTGTTTTTATAAGTTGATGTTCACTATTTACTTTTACATTTTCAATAAGAGCAAAGCCATTATCATTAGTTGTTACATTTTCTGAACCTATTTTTATAGAAGCATTGGTAATTGGCTTATTTTCTTCATCAGAAACAAAAATGCTAAAATTTGTAGTAAGTGTTTCGGTAGCTAATACGTTATTTAAACGATCAACTTCTTCATTATTAGCGACACTACTTGTGTTAATGCTACTTTCTTCTTGTATTGGTTCATTATCATCTTTATCACAAGTATAAAAAATAGTTGTAAATAAAAATAAAAATAAAATTTTTAGTGTAGTAGTTAATTTCAATGTAATTTTTAACAGCTAAATTAAATTATTAAAAATGAATGACTAAATTAAAATCACTATTTTTATAATTTACAATTTCAAATAACCAAAAATTAATATAATATGTACAGTTCAAAAATAACAGGCTTAGGACATTATGTGCCAGAAAATGTAGTTACAAATAATGATTTAACTGCTTTTATGGATACTTCTGATGAATGGATTAAAGAAAGAACTGGTATTGAAGAACGCCGTTGGATAGATCCTAAAACAGATGACACTACTGCTGTTATGGGTGCAAAAGCTTCTAGAATAGCAATTGATCGTGCTGGTTTAACAAAAGATGATATTGATTTTATTGTTTTTGCAACGTTAAGCCCAGATATGTATTTTCCTGGAGGAGGCGTACAAGTTCAAAATATGTTAGATATGCCTACAATTGGTGCGTTAGATGTTCGTAATCAATGTTCGGGTTTTATTTATGCGATGTCAGTTGCCGACCAATTTATAAAAACAGGAATGTATAAGAATATTTTAGTGATTGGTGCTGAAAATCATTCTGGTGGTTTAGATAAATCAACTAGAGGAAGAAACGTTTCTGTAATTTTTGGTGATGGGGCAGGAGCTGCTGTTTTATCGAGATGTGAAGAGGAAGGAAAAGGAATTTTATCTTCTCATTTACATTCAGAGGGAAAACACGCTAAAGAATTGGTTTTAGAAGGACCATCAACAAGTCGTTGGGTTCCTGAAATTTTAGATAAAAATGATCCTGAAGATATTTCTTACTATCCTTATATGAACGGACAATTTGTGTTTAAACACGCTGTAACACGTTTTTCTGAAGCAATTATAGAAGGATTAGAAGCTAACAATTTGCAGAAAGATGCTATTGATATGTTAATTCCGCATCAAGCAAATTTACGTATTGCTCAGTTTATTCAAAAGAAATTTCAACTTTCTGATGATAAAGTATATAATAATATCATGAAATATGGAAATACTACTGCGGCTTCTGTAATTATTGCTTTAACCGAAGCTTGGGAAAAAGGAAAAATTAAAGACAATGATTTAGTCGTTTTAGCTGCTTTTGGTAGTGGATTCACTTGGGGGTCTGTTATTATTCGTTGGTAGTTTTTTAGCCCCGATTGTAGCAATTGTTTGAGCTCTTTTTTATTTTTCTTTTGAAAAAATAAAAAAAGCGAGTGCGGAAAGCGGGAAATAGCTTCAAAAAAAAATATATTAAAAAAAAATCCGAAGTTTTAATTAACTTCGGATTTTTGATTTTTAAAAAAACAATAATTTTACATAAAACCACCGCCTTGTTTTTCGTTATTATCTCTGTTTCTTCTTCGTTTAGCTTTGTTTTTTCCTCCACCAAATCGATAATTAAAACCTAAGTAAGCAGTTCTACTTTCCCAGTTAAATTGTCCTGTTTGTGTATATGGATCTGTTGAATTAAAACGAAATTTCACGCCTTTAAAAATATCATTTACTTTAAATGAAAGACTTCCTTTTCCTTTTAAAATTTTATAACTAGCGCCTGTATTTATCATCCACATTGGATCAATATTAAATTGTAAATTTTTGTTAGCACCTCGATACATGGCGAATAACTGAAATTTTAATTTTTTAGAAGCACTAAAACTATTACTTAATCGAGCATTAAAAGCTGTATTTTCTACTTCTTTTTCAACATTACTAACAAGTCCTTTTAATTTTTGTGAATAAAGATCTAAACTAGCATTTGTACTCCACCATTTTGTAATTCTGTAATTGCTAGACATTTCAAAACCATATCTATCATTTCCATCAAAATTCTGATCTGATTTTATTTGTTTTGTATTGTTATTATCCGAAGGATCTTTGTATAAAATAGTTGATATCTCATCAGTTACTTTTCTGTAAAATGTTCCAAATGTAAGTGAACCTCCTTTTATTTCTCTAGTATAATTTAATTCAAATGAATTTGTAAATTGAGGTTTTAAATCAGGGTTTCCAACAGAAGTAATTAAAGGAGTACTCCATTCTCTAATCGGATTTACTTGACTAATAGAAGGTCTATCAACTCTGCGACTATAACTTAATTGGTACTGATTTTTTTCTGATGGATTAAAAGTGAAAAAAGCAGAAGGATAAATACTAAAAATATTATCAGTATAAGGTTTAGTTTCATTTTTATTGGTAAAACTTCCTTTTACGTCGTATTGTTCAATACGAGCACCTAACTGCATGGTTAATTTGTCAAACTTGTGTCCGTAGTTAATATAACCAGAAAAAATATCTCTATTATAAGAAAATGCTGATTTTCCGATAGCCTCTATAATAGGCGCATCACTAGAGTCAAGCACTAAATTACCATTGGTATCTACTTTATAACCATCTTGATCTGTATTATTGTTATTCTTAGTTTCGTTTGTTCTGTATTCTAAACCAAGTTCTAATTTACCATTTTTTGATATTGGCTTTGTATAATCAAGATTAATTAAGGTGTTATTACCTTTGTTTTTAATAGTATTAAAATAATTTAAAAATTTATATTCAGGGTCAGTTGCTAGTATAATAGTTTCATCATTTGTAGCATCTTCATCATTTTCTGAATCAGAATAAGTTGCTTCAAATTCTAAATTATGACCTTCTTGGTTAAAGTCGATTTTATAATTCATATTATAACTTCCTGAGCTATTATCATTATCAGAAGTATTAGGCGAATTTTGATTAAGCGTATTTGTTAAGTCATATATTTTTACAGAACCGTCATTAAAACCATTCGTTCTGTTTTGAGTAGTATAAAATGATAAAGTGTTTTTATCATTAATATAAATATCAGCACCAAGTTTTACTAAAAATGATTCTCTATCATTATCAAAAATAAAATTTTGACTAGAAGCTCCTTCTCCTATTCTTACAATTGCACCATAATTATGACGTTTACCTCCGTTGTATCCTAAGTTTGTATAAAAATTAACTTTACCAGTTTTATAATTCAATGTTTAAAGAACCATTATAACGAGTATTTTCTCCTTGTGTAATTCCTGTATTAATTGAGCCGTTAAAACCTGTATTAGCACCTTTATTTAAAATAATATTGATAATTCCACTCATTCCTTCAGGATTGTATTTTGCTGATGGATTGGTAATTAATTCAATACTTTTAATCGATGTAGAAGGTATTTGTTGTAATAATTGAGCAGTACTCATATTGGTTGGTTTTCCGTCAACTAAAACTCTAACATTTGAATTTCCACGTAAACTTATTTCTCCTGATTGACTATCGACACTTACAGATTGTACATTGTTTAGTAACTCTGATGCTGTTGCACCTGCTGAGGTTAAATCTTTACCTACATTAATTACTTTTCTGTCTATTTTTTGAGTTACAGTAGATGTTTCTGCACGAACTACGACTTCATCTAAAGCTGTACTATCTTCGGATAAAGAAATTGTACCTAAAGATACTTTTTTGTTTTTATTGCTAATAGTAATTGATTTAGATACTGTTTTGTATCCTATAAATTGAATTTCTATTGTGTTTTTTCCTTCGGATATATTTTTGATACTAAAAGTACCATCATCATTTGTAATTCCACCAGTTAAAATTTTATCAGAAGTATTTTTAATTATGATGTTTACGTAAGGTAATGCTTCTTTTGATACTTTGTCAATCACTTTACCAGAAACAATACCAATTTTTGAGAGGTTTTTTTTAGGTGTTTGAGCAAATAAATTGACACTAAATACTGTTAAAATTAGTAGTAGTAACTTTTTCATTGAGTTTTTTTTGAGTTGTTTGATATCTAATAGACGAGTTATTTCTTGTTTTTGTTACTGACTTTAACTACATTTAACTTATTGTTAACATTTGATATTCAAGAATAAAACATAAAAAATGATTAATATAATTGGAATTGTTTTGATTACTGTCATCACTGCAGGGCTAACCTGGTATTCTGAAGTTAAATCAAATGAAAGACAAAAAAAACAAATTAATGGTCGATATTTACTTAAAGCTAATTTAGTTTATAAAGTTCTAGGGTTTTTATTCATCATTATTGGTGTTATTTTAATGAATTTTATAATTTTAAATTGGAATGAAGAGATAAAGATAATTGGACCGATCTTAATTTGTTTTTTTTTAATCCCTGGAATATTTACAGTAATTTTTTATTATAATTACAGTATAGAATTTGATGAATTAAGAATTATTACTACAAATTGGAAAGGAACAAAAAGAACATTTAAATGGAGTGAATTGATTAATGTTAAGTTTTTTAGTTCATTTAAATATTTAGAGATAAAACTTAAGTTTGATAAGATATTAATCAATCAAGACTCTACTGGATTCATTAATTTTATTGAAATGATGGAATTACAAACAGATTATACAATTGAAAAATTAAAAATTCACTAAACATTATACAAGTCCCTCATTATGAAGAAAAAAACATTGGTTATAGGAGCCTCTTTAAATCCTACAAGATATTCAAATATTGCAATTAAAAGATTGATAGATAAAAGTGTTGAGGTAGTTGCTATCGGTTTACGAAGCGGTAGTATATTTGGTGTAGTTGTAGCTACAGAAAAAGTATCGTTTAACGATATCAA
The Tenacibaculum pacificus DNA segment above includes these coding regions:
- a CDS encoding helix-turn-helix domain-containing protein; this translates as MDTKTKLPCRKKNYNKVGFELKLFIIDQIHNGRISVNYAAKKYDISRATIQYWIKKYSTFEQKKLGMSKQDEIKKLKEKIEELEFVKDFQQDIIADMEIITGVDMSKKSLPKTLAEEIQKKKQNRLKENG
- a CDS encoding IS3 family transposase, which gives rise to MAQNISRRDSKKEAKPFKRKWLIQCFGISKQAFYKRLKSYQIKQNNELILTQLVKQCRDRIGQKLGAKKLYHQLKIDIDKKGIKIGRDKFYNFLRSHRLLVPRTKNYHITTNSKHHFYKYKNLVSNKIPTRAEQLWVTDITYIKTEKGHNYLALVTDAYSKKIMGYKLDTHMRTSLCIDALKMAIKNRKYPNEKLIHHSDRGLQYCNPTYTLFAEKNGLIMSMTEKYDPYENAIAERINRTLKYEYGLKLTIKNTILAKKITKSAINIYNNLRPHLSLDLNTPKKVHINQNIEYKSYRRNKKNLELLTL
- a CDS encoding 3-oxoacyl-ACP synthase III family protein, whose translation is MYSSKITGLGHYVPENVVTNNDLTAFMDTSDEWIKERTGIEERRWIDPKTDDTTAVMGAKASRIAIDRAGLTKDDIDFIVFATLSPDMYFPGGGVQVQNMLDMPTIGALDVRNQCSGFIYAMSVADQFIKTGMYKNILVIGAENHSGGLDKSTRGRNVSVIFGDGAGAAVLSRCEEEGKGILSSHLHSEGKHAKELVLEGPSTSRWVPEILDKNDPEDISYYPYMNGQFVFKHAVTRFSEAIIEGLEANNLQKDAIDMLIPHQANLRIAQFIQKKFQLSDDKVYNNIMKYGNTTAASVIIALTEAWEKGKIKDNDLVVLAAFGSGFTWGSVIIRW
- a CDS encoding TonB-dependent receptor — protein: MKKLLLLILTVFSVNLFAQTPKKNLSKIGIVSGKVIDKVSKEALPYVNIIIKNTSDKILTGGITNDDGTFSIKNISEGKNTIEIQFIGYKTVSKSITISNKNKKVSLGTISLSEDSTALDEVVVRAETSTVTQKIDRKVINVGKDLTSAGATASELLNNVQSVSVDSQSGEISLRGNSNVRVLVDGKPTNMSTAQLLQQIPSTSIKSIELITNPSAKYNPEGMSGIINIILNKGANTGFNGSINTGITQGENTRYNGSLNIEL
- the htpG gene encoding molecular chaperone HtpG; the encoded protein is MSKGSINVSVENIFPLIKKFLYSDHEIFLRELISNGTDATTKLKHLISIGEAKTELGDAKIEISIDKEAKTITIKDQGLGMTADEVEKYINQIAFSGAEEFLDKYKDDKNETGVIGHFGLGFYSAFMVAHKVELISKSFKDAPAAHWTCDGSPEFTLVEHDKADRGTEIILHVADDSLEFLEEAKIGGLLNKYNRFNQVPIKFGTNKINDPEFTPSTTTDADGKETTEPHRQIEVDNIINNTNPAWTKAPADLNDEDYTNFYKELYPTQFEESLFHIHLNVDYPFNLTGILFFPKLTQSLDMQKDKIQLYQNQVYVTDNVEGIVPDFLQMLKGVIDSPDIPLNVSRSGLQADGAVKKISGYITKKVADKLSSLFKKDRADFEQKWNDIKVIIEYGMLSEDKFMDKAKKFALYPTVADTYFTFDELVEKTKDNQTDKDGNHIVLYTSNKEAQHSYIQEATAKGYEVVVLDSPIVSHLMQKLETSGETKVQFVRVDSDFIDNLIKKDEAVISKLTDEEKEALKPVIEGVIASQTYTVQLEAMDSASSPFIITVPEFMRRMKEMQASGGGGGMMGMGNLPEMYNLVVNTNSPLVSEILNADEDKKADLITQAFDLAKLSQNLLHGEALTNFIKRSYELIK
- a CDS encoding outer membrane beta-barrel family protein produces the protein MNYKTGKVNFYTNLGYNGGKRHNYGAIVRIGEGASSQNFIFDNDRESFLVKLGADIYINDKNTLSFYTTQNRTNGFNDGSVKIYDLTNTLNQNSPNTSDNDNSSGSYNMNYKIDFNQEGHNLEFEATYSDSENDEDATNDETIILATDPEYKFLNYFNTIKNKGNNTLINLDYTKPISKNGKLELGLEYRTNETKNNNNTDQDGYKVDTNGNLVLDSSDAPIIEAIGKSAFSYNRDIFSGYINYGHKFDKLTMQLGARIEQYDVKGSFTNKNETKPYTDNIFSIYPSAFFTFNPSEKNQYQLSYSRRVDRPSISQVNPIREWSTPLITSVGNPDLKPQFTNSFELNYTREIKGGSLTFGTFYRKVTDEISTILYKDPSDNNNTKQIKSDQNFDGNDRYGFEMSSNYRITKWWSTNASLDLYSQKLKGLVSNVEKEVENTAFNARLSNSFSASKKLKFQLFAMYRGANKNLQFNIDPMWMINTGASYKILKGKGSLSFKVNDIFKGVKFRFNSTDPYTQTGQFNWESRTAYLGFNYRFGGGKNKAKRRRNRDNNEKQGGGFM